Proteins encoded together in one Diabrotica undecimpunctata isolate CICGRU chromosome 3, icDiaUnde3, whole genome shotgun sequence window:
- the LOC140435492 gene encoding uncharacterized protein — MFIQNYPYEEKPSNKIFRPWDSSSDSKDVSQDSTISTTTSEDNSSVSEKVPAETVEGFRPISNSHKPLKTKEIVPEYPVELYPSIYPDLLQTQLAQSIGLPADPLIMETLSQGIAIEEYMRVLNQEHHEKLLAAKKQRPKKYKCPHCDVGFSNNGQLKGHIRIHTGERPFKCDEKDCGKTFTRNEELTRHKRIHSGLRPFPCTHCGKRFGRKDHLKKHSRTHFQPRGMYAVPVMLPYETWASSPGSYPFVPMFGY, encoded by the exons ATGTTTATCCAAAATTACCCTTACGAAGAAAAACctagtaataaaatatttagaccCTGGGATTCCAGTAGTGATTCCAAAGATGTTTCTCAAGATTCCACTATATCGACAACGACTTCCGAAGATAATAGTTCAGTTAGTGAAAAAGTGCCTGCGGAAACTGTTGAAGGTTTCAGACCTATTTCAAACAGTCATAAACCTCTTAAGACAAAAGAAATTGTGCCAGAATACCCTGTCGAATTATATCCTTCTATTTATCCAGACTTATTACAGACACAACTTGCGCAATCAATAGGATTACCCGCGGATCCCTTAATTATGGAAACCTTATCGCAAGGTATAGCGATAGAAGAATATATGAGGGTGTTGAACCAAGAACACCACGAAAAACTCTTGGCGGCGAAAAAGCAACGACCAAAGAAATACAAGTGCCCTCATTGTGATGTCGGGTTTTCAAATAATGGACAGCTTAAAGGACACATCAGGATACATACAG GAGAACGCCCATTCAAATGTGACGAAAAAGATTGCGGGAAGACATTCACCAGAAACGAGGAACTGACCCGCCACAAACGAATCCATTCCGGCCTTAGACCCTTCCCGTGCACGCACTGTGGAAAGAGATTCGGACGAAAAGACCATCTCAAGAAACATTCCCGCACGCATTTCCAACCCAGAGGCATGTACGCCGTTCCTGTGATGTTACCTTACGAGACGTGGGCATCTTCCCCCGGTAGTTACCCCTTCGTTCCTATGTTCGGATACTAA